One Pseudomonas sp. MM213 genomic window, CAGCCCGCGACCCATCGAGACTTTCTGTTTTTCGTCAGCGGTGAGGTTGCGCGCCTTCTTGCTCAGCAACGCCTGGAGGTCGAGGACCTCGGCAATTTCCTGCACCTTGCTGTGAATTTTCGCTTCGGCCATGCCCTGATTGCGCAGCGGAAAGGCCAGGTTATCGAACACCGTCATGGTGTCGTAGACCACCGGAAACTGGAAAACCTGAGCGATGTTGCGCTTCTCCGGGGTCAGGTCGTTGACCGCTTTGCCATCGAACAGGACATGGCCCTGGGACGGGCTGAGCAACCCGGAAATGATGTTGAGCAAGGTCGATTTGCCGCAGCCCGACGGGCCGAGCAAGGCATAGGCGCCGCCCTGCTCCCAGATGTGATCCATCTCGCGGATCGCGTAATCCTCGGGGCCGCTCGGTGTGCGCGTGTAACTGTGGGCGAGGTTCTGCAAACGGATTTCGGCCATCAGGCAACCCTCGATATACGGCGACCGGGCGCCTGGACCAGCCGCCCCTGCGCATCGAACACAAACAGTTTATGGGTCGGGATATAGATGCGGATCGGCGCATCGACGTCGTATTCGTGAACCCCGGGCAAATGCAGCACCAGCAGGAAATGCTCGTTGCGCACGTGGAGGAAGGTTTCCGAGCCGCTGATCTCCGCGACCTCGACGGTCACTGCCAGTTCGAGGTCATCGTCGTTGCTCGGCACCAGCGAGATATGGCTCGGACGCACGCCGAAGCGGAACTCGCCTTCGCCCACCGGACGCAAATCGACGTTCAACGGGAAGTGCACGAAATTGGCGAAGCTGACTTCGTTGCCGGCGATGCGCCCGGGCATCAGGTTGATCGGCGGTTCGGAGAACAGCTCGGCGGCCAGCACCGATTGCGGCTGGTGATAGACCTCGGAGGACTTGCCGCTCTGGATCACCCGGCCTTCGTGAAGAATGGTCGTGGTGCCACCGAGCGCCAGCGCTTCGTTGGGTTCGGTGGTGGCGTAGATGGCGATGGTGTGCCGCGCCTTGAACAGCTCGCGCATTTCCTGGCGCAGTTCTTCGCGCAACTTGTAGTCGAGGTTGACCAGCGGCTCGTCGAACAGGATCAGCTCGGCGTCCTTGACCAGCGCCCGGGCCATCGCGGTGCGCTGTTGCTGACCGCCGGAGAGCTCGAGCGGATAGCGCTGGAGAAACTTCTCGATGCGCAGCATCTTCGCGGTTTCCAGCACTTTGCTCTGGATCAGTTCGTTGGACACGCCGGCCTGACGCAGCGGCGAGGCGATGTTCTCGAACACCGTCATGGTCGGGTAGTTGATGAACTGCTGATAGACCAT contains:
- a CDS encoding ABC transporter ATP-binding protein, with product MSLTLEHVSRTVEGQTWIDDACLSFEPGSFNVLLGRTLSGKTSLMRLMAGLDKPDSGRILMNGVDVTQRPVRLRNVSMVYQQFINYPTMTVFENIASPLRQAGVSNELIQSKVLETAKMLRIEKFLQRYPLELSGGQQQRTAMARALVKDAELILFDEPLVNLDYKLREELRQEMRELFKARHTIAIYATTEPNEALALGGTTTILHEGRVIQSGKSSEVYHQPQSVLAAELFSEPPINLMPGRIAGNEVSFANFVHFPLNVDLRPVGEGEFRFGVRPSHISLVPSNDDDLELAVTVEVAEISGSETFLHVRNEHFLLVLHLPGVHEYDVDAPIRIYIPTHKLFVFDAQGRLVQAPGRRISRVA